Proteins encoded together in one Gemmatimonadota bacterium DH-78 window:
- a CDS encoding NADH:ubiquinone reductase (Na(+)-transporting) subunit B, producing the protein MKLLRNQFDRAEHLFMKGGRLEKLYPLYEMFDTMAFTPGHVTRSGSHVRDGLDLKRMMFTVVVALQPVVIWAMYNAGYQAASAISQGATPLDRWQTWVYTDLLGLAFDPSNVLTCFIYGALFFVPIVAVVNASGGLMEVLFAVSRKHEVNEGFLVTGALIPLIIPPAIPLWMVALGTMFGVVFAKEVFGGTGMNFLNPALTARAFLFFAYPAAMSGDAPWIAADFQGVDSFSGATILAQAAAGPVDYGNMDAWWASFIGLEPGSLGETSALLCLVGAAVLLYTRIGSWRTMAGVTIGTAAIVFLFNAIGSDTNPMFAMPFHWHIVAGGWMFGMVFMATDPVSSAYTNTGRWWYGIGIGVMVALVRVVNPAYPEGMMLAILFMNMFAPLIDHFVIRQNVKRRKVRYAD; encoded by the coding sequence ATGAAGCTCCTTCGGAACCAGTTCGACCGGGCCGAGCATCTCTTCATGAAGGGCGGGCGACTCGAGAAGCTCTACCCGCTCTACGAGATGTTCGACACCATGGCGTTCACCCCCGGGCACGTGACCCGGAGCGGCTCGCACGTGCGGGACGGCCTCGACCTCAAGCGGATGATGTTCACCGTGGTCGTGGCGCTGCAGCCGGTGGTGATCTGGGCCATGTACAACGCCGGGTATCAGGCGGCATCGGCCATCAGCCAGGGGGCGACCCCGCTGGACCGCTGGCAGACCTGGGTCTACACCGACCTGCTCGGTCTCGCCTTCGATCCCTCCAACGTGCTCACCTGTTTCATCTACGGGGCGCTCTTCTTCGTTCCGATCGTGGCGGTGGTCAACGCCTCGGGCGGACTGATGGAGGTGCTGTTCGCGGTGTCGCGCAAGCACGAGGTGAACGAGGGATTCCTCGTCACGGGCGCGCTGATCCCGCTGATCATTCCGCCGGCGATTCCGCTGTGGATGGTCGCGCTGGGCACGATGTTCGGGGTGGTGTTCGCCAAGGAGGTCTTCGGCGGCACCGGCATGAACTTCCTGAACCCGGCCCTCACCGCGCGCGCCTTCCTCTTCTTCGCCTATCCGGCGGCGATGTCGGGCGACGCGCCCTGGATCGCGGCCGACTTCCAGGGCGTGGACAGCTTCTCGGGCGCCACCATCCTGGCCCAGGCCGCGGCGGGACCGGTCGACTACGGCAACATGGATGCCTGGTGGGCGTCGTTCATCGGGCTCGAGCCGGGTTCGCTCGGAGAGACGTCGGCGCTGCTCTGTCTGGTCGGAGCCGCCGTGCTGCTGTACACGCGGATCGGCTCCTGGCGGACCATGGCCGGCGTGACCATCGGGACGGCGGCGATCGTGTTCCTGTTCAACGCGATCGGCTCCGACACCAACCCGATGTTCGCCATGCCCTTCCACTGGCACATCGTGGCGGGCGGCTGGATGTTCGGCATGGTGTTCATGGCGACCGACCCCGTGTCGAGCGCCTACACGAACACCGGCCGCTGGTGGTACGGAATCGGGATCGGAGTGATGGTCGCTCTGGTGCGCGTGGTGAACCCCGCGTACCCCGAGGGCATGATGCTCGCGATCCTCTTCATGAACATGTTCGCCCCTCTCATCGATCACTTCGTCATTCGGCAGAATGTGAAGCGGAGGAAGGTGCGTTATGCAGACTGA
- a CDS encoding Na(+)-translocating NADH-quinone reductase subunit A, producing MGLHKVKKGLELPIGGSPRQVVADAPPVRRVAIMADDFPGMKPGFEVVEGDSVRRGQLVFKDRRRGEVRHTAPGAGTVVSIHRGARRALLSVVIELNEREVAGQPSDDDFQPFDSYTGADPDSLDTEAVRALLQESGLWTALRARPFGKVPRPDDPAPHSIFVNAMDSNPLTADPAVVLQGQEDAFRQGLRVLAKLTPGDLFLCVAPGSEVARGVEGVARVEEFKGPHPAGTTGLHVHRLAPVSRSRTVWTIGYQDVACVGRLFGTGRLDLDRVIALGGPPLADPRLVRTRAGASTHDLLAGEESRLGDVRYISGSVFSGKAAMGEEYGFLGRYDNQLSVLREEREREFIGWLSPGFKKFSTLPIYVSKLTRPGDMDLGTTTNGSERAIISIGNYEKVMPFDIVVTYLLRAIAVGDVETAEQLGALELTEEDLALCTFVDAGKNEFGPLLRKNLEIIEREG from the coding sequence ATGGGCCTCCACAAGGTGAAGAAAGGGCTCGAACTCCCCATCGGCGGGAGTCCGAGACAGGTCGTTGCCGACGCGCCGCCGGTTCGGCGCGTGGCCATCATGGCCGACGACTTCCCGGGCATGAAGCCCGGCTTCGAAGTCGTCGAGGGCGATTCCGTCCGCCGCGGCCAGCTCGTCTTCAAGGACCGCCGCCGCGGCGAGGTGCGTCACACCGCACCGGGCGCGGGCACCGTGGTGAGCATTCACCGTGGAGCGCGCCGGGCGCTGCTGTCGGTCGTGATCGAGCTGAACGAGCGCGAGGTGGCGGGCCAGCCCTCGGACGACGACTTCCAGCCCTTCGACAGCTACACCGGTGCCGATCCGGACAGCCTCGACACCGAGGCCGTGCGGGCGCTCCTGCAGGAGTCGGGGCTCTGGACCGCGCTCCGGGCCCGCCCCTTCGGCAAGGTGCCGCGTCCGGACGACCCGGCGCCCCACAGCATCTTCGTGAACGCGATGGACTCGAATCCGCTGACCGCGGATCCGGCCGTCGTGCTCCAGGGGCAGGAAGACGCCTTCCGTCAGGGGCTTCGGGTGCTGGCCAAGCTCACCCCCGGCGACCTCTTCCTGTGCGTGGCTCCGGGGTCGGAGGTCGCGCGCGGCGTGGAGGGTGTGGCGCGCGTGGAGGAGTTCAAGGGACCCCATCCCGCGGGCACGACCGGTCTGCACGTCCATCGGCTCGCGCCGGTCAGCCGCTCGCGCACGGTCTGGACGATCGGCTATCAGGATGTGGCCTGCGTGGGGCGCCTCTTCGGCACCGGGCGCCTCGATCTCGACCGGGTGATCGCCCTCGGCGGACCGCCTCTGGCCGATCCCCGCCTCGTGCGCACTCGCGCGGGCGCGTCCACGCACGATCTGCTGGCGGGCGAGGAGTCCCGGCTCGGAGACGTGCGGTACATCTCGGGCTCCGTGTTCTCCGGCAAGGCCGCGATGGGCGAGGAGTACGGGTTCCTCGGGCGCTACGACAACCAGCTGAGCGTGCTCCGCGAGGAGCGTGAGCGGGAGTTCATCGGCTGGCTGTCGCCCGGCTTCAAGAAGTTCTCCACCCTCCCGATCTACGTCTCCAAGCTCACGCGGCCGGGCGACATGGATCTGGGCACCACCACCAACGGGTCGGAGCGGGCGATCATCTCGATCGGCAACTACGAGAAGGTCATGCCGTTCGACATCGTGGTCACCTACCTGCTGCGCGCCATCGCCGTCGGCGACGTCGAGACGGCCGAGCAGCTGGGGGCGTTGGAGCTGACCGAGGAAGACCTCGCGCTCTGCACCTTCGTCGACGCGGGCAAGAACGAGTTCGGCCCGCTGCTCCGGAAGAATCTCGAGATCATCGAGAGGGAAGGCTGA
- a CDS encoding TonB-dependent receptor, translating into MTPRSFAALPIPTVRHTLRTALAGAVAWGVLAPSHPLQAQTPRGDAVVEIEGLAVSVASRLRGEGPARAITVLDRATLLELPVTTVAEALDWAAGVDLQPRSAAQADVAVRGGTAEQVLVLVDGVPMSDAQTGHFDLDLAIPLADVERIEVLRGAASAVHGADAVGGVINVVTRPPGGAPSGTVEVEGGTFGRIAGGVRMNGRLGGWSVAGSARLDRSDGHRAGTDHDLRLGHLAVAGRLAGGVASLRLGVAARDFGADGFYAPFPSYEETRTRTAAARWARALGTVSLEVAAHARQHGDDFVLRRGDPAFYQNIHTSLQTGLDVTLRAAPGVWVWAVGATGGRDDLESTNLGDRAADRGAVFGEVGWNGSAARVQGGLRLDAREGFAPAWAPSVSASFTPAANVGVRASVARSFRAPTWTDRFYEDPANRGDPDLAVETAWSSELGMDWTSAVGVRLRATGFLREARDLIDYARPADGPDDAVWQTRNVASASFRGVEFEVDGIAVGPAAVDGSLELLDLASDDAGDFISKYALRPLTRTALLGVRVPFGDAVSLGLRVANRRRTDEADRTTADLRLEARVGSSRLWVDATNLGDATWLDVSGLPAPGRALRTGVSMAFGGG; encoded by the coding sequence ATGACTCCTCGCTCGTTCGCCGCACTCCCGATCCCGACCGTCCGCCACACCCTTCGCACCGCCCTCGCCGGGGCGGTGGCGTGGGGCGTGCTCGCCCCGTCGCACCCCCTCCAGGCGCAGACCCCCCGGGGCGACGCCGTGGTGGAGATCGAAGGCCTCGCCGTGTCGGTGGCCTCCCGACTCCGCGGCGAGGGCCCGGCGCGCGCGATCACCGTGCTCGACCGCGCCACCCTGCTCGAGCTGCCGGTGACGACGGTGGCCGAGGCGCTCGACTGGGCGGCCGGCGTCGACCTGCAGCCGCGCTCGGCGGCCCAGGCCGATGTGGCGGTGCGCGGCGGCACCGCCGAGCAGGTGCTCGTGCTGGTCGACGGCGTGCCGATGAGCGATGCCCAGACGGGGCACTTCGACCTCGACCTGGCCATCCCGCTCGCGGACGTCGAGCGGATCGAGGTGCTGCGCGGTGCGGCCTCGGCGGTGCACGGGGCCGACGCCGTCGGCGGGGTGATCAACGTGGTCACCCGGCCTCCGGGGGGCGCCCCCTCGGGCACCGTGGAGGTGGAGGGCGGCACCTTCGGGCGGATCGCAGGGGGGGTGCGAATGAACGGGCGGCTCGGCGGGTGGTCGGTGGCGGGATCGGCCCGCCTCGACCGCTCCGACGGTCACCGCGCCGGCACCGACCACGATCTGCGGCTGGGGCATCTGGCCGTGGCGGGACGACTGGCCGGAGGGGTGGCCTCGCTGCGACTCGGCGTCGCCGCGCGCGACTTCGGCGCCGACGGCTTCTACGCGCCCTTTCCGTCGTACGAGGAGACCCGCACCCGTACCGCGGCGGCGCGCTGGGCCCGCGCCCTCGGCACCGTCTCCCTCGAGGTGGCGGCGCACGCCCGGCAGCACGGGGACGACTTCGTGCTGCGCCGCGGGGATCCGGCCTTCTATCAGAACATTCACACCTCGCTGCAGACCGGGCTCGACGTCACCCTGCGCGCGGCGCCGGGGGTGTGGGTGTGGGCGGTGGGGGCCACCGGCGGGCGCGACGATCTCGAGAGCACCAACCTCGGCGATCGCGCGGCGGACCGGGGCGCGGTGTTCGGCGAAGTCGGGTGGAACGGATCGGCGGCCCGGGTGCAGGGCGGCCTGCGACTCGACGCTCGCGAGGGCTTCGCGCCCGCCTGGGCACCGTCTGTGTCGGCCTCCTTCACCCCGGCTGCGAACGTCGGGGTGCGGGCTTCGGTCGCGCGCTCCTTCCGGGCGCCGACCTGGACCGACCGCTTCTACGAGGACCCCGCGAACCGGGGCGACCCCGACCTCGCGGTCGAGACCGCCTGGAGCAGCGAACTCGGCATGGACTGGACCAGCGCGGTCGGCGTGCGGCTCCGGGCCACCGGATTCCTCCGCGAGGCGCGCGACCTGATCGACTACGCGCGTCCGGCCGACGGTCCCGACGACGCCGTCTGGCAGACCCGCAACGTGGCTTCGGCCTCCTTCCGGGGGGTGGAGTTCGAGGTGGACGGCATCGCGGTGGGACCGGCGGCCGTCGACGGTTCCCTCGAACTGCTCGACCTCGCCTCCGACGATGCGGGCGACTTCATTTCGAAGTACGCGCTGCGTCCGCTCACGCGCACCGCGCTCCTCGGCGTGCGCGTGCCCTTCGGCGATGCCGTGTCTCTGGGACTCCGCGTCGCCAACCGTCGCCGCACCGACGAAGCGGACCGCACCACGGCGGATCTGCGCCTCGAGGCGCGCGTGGGTTCGTCGCGTCTCTGGGTGGACGCGACCAATCTCGGCGACGCCACCTGGCTCGACGTCAGCGGCCTCCCGGCGCCGGGACGCGCACTGCGCACGGGCGTGTCGATGGCCTTCGGCGGCGGATGA
- a CDS encoding AarF/UbiB family protein — protein MRRLNRSIRVFVALVPFVIAFLRDRRRFILIGRGARRSPRHHQRRAERLTRRIAQLGPTFIKLAQIFSSRADIFPEPYLTEIGTLQDQVPPQDAEAILGVILEEYGRPVDEVFDDFSREPLAAASLGQVHRARLGDEEVVVKVLRPGVEEVVALDLDISFRVLFWLNLLFPNHHVRALTAVVREFSHKVRQEMDFRREAENIHHVQETYRDLERIRTPRVFDSHTRRRVLVMEYCRGTKIDRLQEAFDEGRLSFRDTMRTVTGVYLRMMMVDGFLHADPHPGNLLVEDDGTVVLLDWGMVVEVPRWTRETILNVALAVAREDLDGIINGMYQLGMISPEVSRGEIREAAIEIMRIVDRAQGTGRERVQELVQEMFDTFYTWPLILPQELVYFFRAAVLLEGIGFRYDEAFNGLHFIRDVVADFRSDILRTTGREPSALARNVIDEAQNTLRSIRDLVGRAEREELRVRVHPRDIQQQERFLHLQARRILLSIFATATAVISSILFISIRSWWLLAGGLIASLFLFVLVFFLPTHLLENPLRHARGIRPGDPHR, from the coding sequence GTGCGCCGACTGAACCGGTCGATCCGGGTGTTCGTGGCGCTCGTGCCCTTCGTGATCGCCTTTCTGCGCGATCGACGCCGCTTCATCCTGATCGGTCGCGGAGCGAGACGGAGTCCCCGACACCACCAGCGCCGGGCCGAGCGCCTCACCCGCCGGATCGCCCAGCTCGGGCCCACCTTCATCAAGCTGGCGCAGATCTTCTCGTCGCGCGCCGACATCTTTCCCGAGCCCTACCTGACCGAGATCGGCACCCTGCAGGACCAGGTGCCGCCGCAGGACGCCGAGGCCATTCTCGGGGTGATCCTCGAGGAGTACGGCCGCCCGGTCGACGAGGTGTTCGACGACTTCTCTCGCGAGCCGCTGGCCGCCGCTTCGCTCGGGCAGGTGCACCGCGCGAGGCTCGGCGACGAGGAAGTGGTGGTGAAGGTGCTGCGCCCCGGGGTGGAGGAGGTGGTCGCCCTCGACCTCGACATCTCCTTCCGCGTGCTCTTCTGGCTCAACCTGCTGTTTCCCAACCACCACGTCCGGGCCCTCACCGCCGTGGTGCGGGAGTTCAGCCACAAGGTGCGGCAGGAAATGGATTTCCGACGCGAGGCGGAGAACATCCACCACGTGCAGGAGACCTATCGCGATCTCGAGCGGATCCGCACGCCCCGGGTGTTCGACAGCCACACCCGACGCCGCGTGCTCGTGATGGAGTACTGTCGGGGCACGAAGATCGATCGCCTTCAGGAGGCCTTCGACGAGGGCCGGCTCTCCTTCCGCGACACCATGCGGACGGTGACCGGGGTGTATCTCCGGATGATGATGGTCGACGGCTTCCTCCACGCCGATCCGCACCCGGGCAACCTGCTCGTGGAGGACGACGGCACCGTGGTGCTGCTCGACTGGGGCATGGTGGTGGAGGTGCCGCGCTGGACGCGCGAGACGATCCTCAACGTGGCGCTGGCCGTCGCGCGCGAGGATCTCGACGGCATCATCAACGGCATGTACCAGCTCGGCATGATCTCCCCCGAGGTGTCGCGCGGAGAGATCCGCGAGGCGGCGATCGAGATCATGCGGATCGTCGATCGGGCGCAGGGCACGGGGCGGGAGCGGGTGCAGGAGCTGGTGCAGGAGATGTTCGACACCTTCTACACCTGGCCGCTGATCCTCCCCCAGGAGCTGGTCTACTTCTTCCGGGCGGCGGTGTTGCTCGAGGGGATCGGCTTCCGGTACGACGAGGCCTTCAACGGACTCCACTTCATTCGCGACGTGGTGGCCGATTTTCGGAGCGACATCCTCCGCACCACCGGGCGCGAGCCCTCGGCGCTGGCTCGCAACGTGATCGACGAGGCGCAGAACACCCTGCGGTCGATTCGCGATCTGGTGGGACGGGCCGAGCGCGAGGAACTGCGGGTGCGGGTGCATCCCCGCGACATCCAGCAGCAGGAGCGGTTCCTGCACCTCCAGGCGCGGCGGATCCTGCTGTCGATCTTCGCCACGGCCACCGCGGTCATCTCGTCGATCCTCTTCATCTCGATCCGGAGCTGGTGGCTTCTGGCTGGAGGATTGATCGCCTCGCTGTTTCTATTCGTGCTGGTCTTCTTTCTCCCGACGCACCTGCTGGAGAACCCGCTGCGGCACGCGCGCGGCATCCGGCCGGGCGATCCCCACCGGTAG
- the mgtE gene encoding magnesium transporter, which translates to MSNGTSEMEIIQERLRPLLEAGRVEELAALLLELELHPSDVADLLEALDDTESQAALLRSLPAELASDALAEMEEGDDRADLLGALEPHKTAELLNELPDDDAADLIGDLEPLDAARILAALPLEDAADLRGLLQYDEETAGGLMTTELVAVRAEMTAGEAVDEVRRQGREVEDFYVIFVVDEQRVLQGTVPLGELILADTESLVSDLVQEVPVTLTADVDQEEVGRLLSRYNLVSVPVVGLRGELLGRITFDDVIDVIEAEQTEDILRLAGVSDEEEVRGDWWESVQSRLPWLFVNLLTASAAASVVFIFGNTVEEVWYLAAIMPIIAGMGGNSGTQALAVTVRRIALSDGPLERKSDAVAKELLVGLVNGIALGLLAAAAAWGAAEWFSLDPQLPFVVLFALWGNIVVAGFAGAFIPTVLHRFGVDPAVASSVFVTTLTDLFGFSLLLGLGSVFLL; encoded by the coding sequence GTGAGCAACGGCACCTCCGAGATGGAGATCATTCAGGAGCGGCTGCGCCCCCTTCTCGAAGCGGGCCGCGTGGAGGAGCTGGCCGCGCTCCTGCTCGAGCTCGAGCTGCACCCCTCCGATGTGGCCGATCTGCTTGAGGCGCTCGACGACACGGAGTCGCAGGCCGCACTGCTCCGCTCCCTTCCGGCGGAGCTGGCCTCGGATGCCCTCGCCGAGATGGAGGAGGGCGACGACCGCGCCGATCTGCTCGGGGCGCTCGAACCCCACAAGACGGCCGAGCTCCTCAACGAGCTGCCCGACGACGACGCCGCCGACCTGATCGGCGATCTCGAGCCGCTCGACGCGGCGCGGATCCTCGCCGCCCTCCCCCTCGAAGACGCCGCGGATCTGCGCGGTCTGCTCCAGTACGACGAGGAGACCGCCGGTGGCCTGATGACCACCGAGCTGGTGGCGGTGCGCGCCGAGATGACCGCCGGCGAAGCGGTGGACGAGGTGCGGCGGCAGGGGCGAGAGGTGGAGGACTTCTACGTGATCTTCGTGGTCGACGAGCAGCGGGTGCTTCAGGGCACGGTGCCGCTCGGCGAACTCATCCTCGCCGACACCGAGTCGCTCGTCTCCGACCTCGTGCAGGAGGTGCCCGTCACCCTCACCGCCGACGTCGATCAGGAGGAGGTGGGGCGACTGCTCTCGCGCTACAACCTGGTTTCGGTGCCGGTGGTGGGGCTGCGGGGCGAACTGCTCGGTCGCATCACCTTCGACGACGTCATCGACGTGATCGAGGCCGAGCAGACCGAAGACATCCTGCGCCTGGCCGGCGTGTCGGACGAAGAGGAGGTGCGCGGAGACTGGTGGGAGTCGGTGCAGTCGCGCCTGCCCTGGCTCTTCGTGAATCTGCTGACCGCCTCCGCCGCCGCCTCGGTGGTGTTCATCTTCGGAAACACGGTCGAAGAGGTGTGGTACCTGGCCGCCATCATGCCGATCATCGCCGGCATGGGCGGCAACTCCGGCACGCAGGCACTGGCCGTGACGGTCCGGCGCATCGCCCTGTCGGACGGCCCCCTCGAGCGCAAATCCGATGCGGTCGCCAAGGAACTGCTCGTCGGGCTCGTGAACGGCATCGCGCTGGGGCTGCTGGCCGCCGCGGCGGCCTGGGGTGCCGCGGAGTGGTTCTCGCTCGACCCGCAGCTCCCCTTCGTGGTGCTGTTCGCCCTGTGGGGCAACATCGTGGTGGCCGGATTCGCCGGGGCCTTCATCCCCACCGTGCTCCACCGCTTCGGCGTGGACCCGGCCGTGGCCTCCTCGGTGTTCGTGACCACCCTCACCGATCTGTTCGGATTCTCGCTGCTGCTGGGCCTCGGCTCGGTGTTTCTGCTGTGA
- the ybeY gene encoding rRNA maturation RNase YbeY, translating into MIHVLLDAPEGVSDPSLLEAGVRRALRRRGVERAEVSVALVDDPVIHELNRRHLGHDYPTDVISFGLWQPGDPVVVGDIYIGWEQARRQAADLGVDEGEELLRLAVHGALHVAGMDHPDEAEQRAASEMVRLQEAVVRELLSGDGGIA; encoded by the coding sequence GTGATCCACGTGCTGCTGGATGCCCCCGAGGGGGTGTCCGACCCGTCGTTGCTCGAGGCGGGAGTGCGCCGCGCGCTCCGGCGGCGCGGGGTGGAGCGGGCCGAGGTGTCCGTCGCGCTCGTCGACGACCCGGTGATCCACGAGCTCAACCGTCGCCACCTCGGCCACGACTACCCGACCGACGTGATCTCCTTCGGGCTCTGGCAGCCGGGGGATCCGGTGGTGGTGGGCGATATCTACATCGGCTGGGAGCAGGCGCGTCGGCAGGCCGCGGATCTCGGAGTGGACGAGGGCGAGGAGCTGCTGCGTCTCGCCGTGCACGGGGCGCTCCACGTCGCGGGCATGGATCATCCCGACGAGGCGGAGCAGCGGGCCGCGAGCGAGATGGTGCGACTCCAGGAAGCCGTGGTCCGCGAGCTGCTCTCCGGTGACGGAGGGATCGCGTGA
- a CDS encoding HDIG domain-containing metalloprotein, with the protein MNRPSTKRGRRARFQALSTPPEQFWPDGLVHHGVRIGFLAALTLLTTLLFPPETRVRVDTYPVGSVREEPIIAEIAFDVPIDPVQVAAAENEARASVPPTFNRRTAAADTMGARLARFFARLDTSARQPDADAQVGRVLGEITRSTPSQRGLLLQADTRATLSRTADLAVRQILTRGVADNGDLDEVSTDRIVVRPEDGGPELTVPLDEVLPGREFYSMAEDLLPPGTSPEVAEILRLVLVNHMEYTLVFDPVETAADRAQTIGAVRSAGAEVMAGEAIVRANERITAQTALTLQAYQNALRDAGMLEEEAGVGLSPWIGAGLLNLALLTVFGLFVYFFRREHYTNVRWALLLATLLAVFIGLSGLIHHNEWPVELLPIAFVSLAISVLWDGRMALVLVLALAALMGIQPGLGSNYLLTTVLVGGSAAALSVRAVRRRAQTWIFIALISAAYATVLLGHSLLVGMPAGDMVTSLGWVAVNAIFSAILAMGFLPVFEWFTGVTTDQTLLEWADPNRSLLKRLSMEAPGTYAHTINVANLAEAAANAIEANGLLCRVGLYYHDVGKMLKPHYFVENQPDGRNPHDRLKPETSARIVKEHVVEGHRMAREAKVPEVVADFITEHHGTQRIGFFFEKAKEEYGEEAVDPVDFTYPGPRPRSKETAIAMLADSVESATRALKDPTAERIRGLIDSIVEGKISQHQLDDSPLTLHELALIKEQFAKVLTGVYHHRIDYPQTKHLTQSEAAEGEAASTDAAAAPNEAGDAAPADPEEASKGAAEGEGA; encoded by the coding sequence GTGAATCGGCCGAGCACGAAACGGGGGCGGCGCGCGCGGTTCCAGGCGCTCTCCACGCCCCCCGAGCAGTTCTGGCCGGACGGTCTCGTGCACCACGGGGTGCGCATCGGCTTCCTGGCGGCCCTGACGCTGCTCACCACGCTGCTCTTCCCGCCCGAGACCCGGGTGCGGGTGGACACCTACCCGGTGGGTTCGGTGCGCGAGGAGCCGATCATCGCCGAGATCGCCTTCGACGTGCCCATCGACCCGGTGCAGGTGGCCGCCGCGGAGAACGAGGCGCGGGCCTCGGTGCCCCCCACCTTCAACCGGCGCACCGCCGCCGCCGACACGATGGGCGCGCGGCTGGCCCGCTTCTTCGCGCGTCTCGACACTTCGGCGCGGCAGCCCGATGCCGACGCCCAGGTGGGGCGGGTGCTCGGCGAGATCACCCGCTCGACCCCGTCGCAGCGGGGCCTGCTGCTCCAGGCCGATACGCGGGCGACCCTCTCGCGCACCGCCGATCTGGCCGTGCGCCAGATCCTCACCCGGGGGGTGGCCGACAACGGCGATCTCGACGAGGTGTCGACCGACCGCATCGTGGTTCGCCCCGAAGACGGCGGGCCGGAGCTGACCGTGCCGCTCGACGAGGTGCTGCCGGGTCGCGAGTTCTACTCCATGGCCGAGGACCTCCTGCCCCCGGGCACCTCGCCCGAGGTGGCCGAGATCCTGCGGCTGGTGCTGGTGAACCACATGGAGTACACCCTCGTCTTCGACCCGGTCGAGACGGCGGCCGACCGGGCCCAGACGATCGGCGCGGTGCGGTCGGCCGGGGCCGAGGTGATGGCGGGCGAGGCCATCGTGCGCGCCAACGAGCGCATCACCGCGCAGACGGCCCTCACCCTCCAGGCGTACCAGAACGCGCTGCGCGACGCCGGGATGCTCGAGGAGGAGGCCGGGGTGGGGCTGAGCCCCTGGATCGGCGCCGGGCTGCTCAACCTCGCCCTGCTCACCGTCTTCGGGCTCTTCGTCTACTTCTTCCGGCGCGAACACTACACCAACGTGCGCTGGGCGCTGCTGCTGGCCACGCTGCTCGCCGTGTTCATCGGTCTGTCGGGGCTGATCCACCACAACGAGTGGCCCGTCGAACTGCTGCCGATCGCCTTCGTATCGCTCGCGATCTCGGTGCTGTGGGACGGCCGCATGGCGCTGGTGCTGGTGCTGGCGCTCGCGGCCCTGATGGGCATCCAGCCCGGCCTCGGCTCCAACTACCTGCTGACCACGGTGCTGGTGGGTGGATCGGCCGCCGCCCTCTCGGTGCGGGCGGTGCGGCGGCGTGCCCAGACCTGGATCTTCATCGCGCTGATCTCGGCCGCGTACGCGACCGTGCTCCTCGGTCACTCTCTGCTGGTGGGCATGCCCGCGGGCGACATGGTCACGAGCCTCGGCTGGGTGGCGGTCAACGCGATCTTCTCGGCCATTCTCGCCATGGGCTTCCTGCCGGTATTCGAGTGGTTCACAGGCGTGACCACCGATCAGACGCTGCTCGAGTGGGCCGACCCCAATCGCTCGCTGCTCAAGCGGCTGTCGATGGAGGCGCCCGGCACCTACGCCCACACGATCAACGTGGCCAACCTCGCCGAGGCCGCGGCCAATGCGATCGAGGCCAACGGGCTGTTGTGCCGGGTGGGGCTCTACTACCACGACGTCGGCAAGATGCTGAAGCCGCACTACTTCGTGGAGAATCAGCCCGATGGTCGGAATCCGCACGACCGGCTGAAGCCCGAGACCTCGGCGCGTATCGTGAAGGAGCACGTGGTGGAGGGGCACCGCATGGCGCGCGAGGCCAAGGTGCCGGAGGTGGTGGCCGACTTCATCACCGAGCACCACGGCACGCAGCGGATCGGCTTCTTCTTCGAGAAGGCGAAGGAAGAGTACGGCGAAGAGGCCGTCGACCCGGTCGACTTCACCTATCCCGGGCCGCGCCCGAGGAGCAAGGAGACGGCCATCGCCATGCTCGCCGATTCGGTGGAATCGGCCACCCGGGCCCTCAAGGACCCCACCGCCGAGCGGATCCGCGGACTCATCGACTCCATCGTCGAGGGCAAGATCTCGCAGCATCAGCTCGACGATTCGCCGCTCACACTGCACGAACTCGCCCTCATCAAGGAGCAGTTCGCGAAGGTGCTCACCGGCGTGTACCACCACCGCATCGACTACCCGCAGACGAAGCATCTCACGCAGTCGGAGGCCGCCGAGGGTGAGGCCGCCTCCACCGATGCCGCGGCGGCACCGAACGAGGCGGGCGACGCCGCACCCGCCGACCCCGAGGAGGCATCGAAGGGGGCCGCCGAGGGAGAGGGCGCGTGA